The Winogradskyella schleiferi genome contains the following window.
CTGCTTGTGCATACTTTCCGGTTTCTAAGTAGGTAAATCCTTTTTTCATGTCTTGAGCCGTTGCGCTAAATACAAATAAAAAAGCAGTACTATAAATAAGTGATTTTAAGGTCTTCATTTTTGTTTCATTTTACTTACTGCAAGTTACGGTGCGTTGTCCCTCCATTCATCTACAGCAATCTACCAACCATCGAAATAGAATGCTCATACATGGAAATGCGTCAGATATTTGCGTCAGATTTAAAACAATAACCATTAAAAAATAATCAATTTATGGCACTTACAATTAAAGAAAAAAACAACGTATTTACAGTAGAAGGATCAATCAATGCATCAACAGCAAGACACTTTCAATCGCATTTTCAAATGCTATTAAACACCTTTGGAGAATTAACAATTGATATTGAAAATGTATCGGAAATTGATAAAAACGGATTAGCCGCTATAAAAGTTTTATATGAAAATGCATTAAGTAAGAACAGAGCCTTTTTTATTCTAGGTACTGGTTGTAAAGACACCTATGATGAATTTAGATATTCAGTTATTGCAGCCTAAAAAACACTCTAAATACAAAACCGAAATATCATGCAACTATTAGCAACACTCACATCACGAAAGATAACACCAGAGCAATTATTTATGCTTAGTGTTTTAGCAGTAAATGGAGGTAATTATCTATACAATCTTATTTTAGGGCGTGTGTTAGGACCAACAGCATTTGCTGATGCCGCAGTATTAATTACATTTTTATTGGTATTGTCTTTTGTGGCAATGACGTTTCAATTGGTAACGGCAAAGTTTTCAGTTTTATTTGAAAACAAGGTTTTTCAATGTTTTATTGCTAAGGTTTACAAACAAGCTTTCATTGTCGGACTTATATTAGGCGCATTAATTATTGCATTTGCGTCGCAATTGCAATCTCTTTTTAATACATCATCTTCAACCATGTTTATCATTTTTGGTTGTGGTGTGCCACTTTACTTTTTAATGAGTGTGAATAGAGGTGCGTTTCAAGGAAAAAAATCTTATAAGTCATTGTCTATTACGTATCAAGGAGAAATGTTAAGCCGCTTAATTATTACTTTGGGTTTAATACTGTTGTTTAATATTCAATCGTCGGCAGTTATCGCTGTAGGTATTGTATTGTCATTTGTATTCGGTCTATTTCCTTTTAAGTTTAAACAAATAAGTTTAAAAAAGTCAATTCCGTTAGAACGGAATTATAACAAACAGATTAAAAACTTCTTTTTACTGACTGCTTTTTATGAGCTTACTCAAATCATCATTAATAATAGTGACATTTTATTAGTAAAGCATTACTTTGAGTCTTACGAAGCAGGTCTGTACGCATCTTTAGCTTTAATAGGTCGAATCGTTTATTTCATCGCCTGGATGTTTGTGATGTTATTGCTACCAGCAGTTGTAGAATTAAAGAAAGAAGGAAAAGAAACCGCTTCCGTACTCTTTAAATATGTCGGTTATATTGCGGCCATTTCAATCGTTATTGTAGTCACCTGTTTATGTTTTCCTGAGTTGATTATAAATATCCTTTTTGGAGAAGCGTATATTGCAATGGCGCCTTTATTATGGAAATATGCGATTGCTACATCCATGTTTGCCATCTCAAATATTTTCGCTTATTACTATTTGTCTTTAGATAAATATGTGCCAGTAATTATCTCTGGAGTTTTCGGAATGTTGCAAATGGTCTTAGTGATTTTTTATCACGATAGCTTAGAGCAAGTAGTGCACATGCAAATCATAGCGATGGTTTTATTATTAGCCATACAAATAGGCTTTTTTATGCACGAATCTAAAGTCACTAAAAAAGCGGTAATCTAAAGTAAATTACCACTCATCTACAGTTAAAGTCGTCCTATCGAAACTCTCAAATATCAGCGATTAAAACGCTCAAATTTGCACTGTAATTAATAATAAACGATAAAATCTATACCTTATGAAACTAGCAATTGTAACAG
Protein-coding sequences here:
- a CDS encoding STAS domain-containing protein gives rise to the protein MALTIKEKNNVFTVEGSINASTARHFQSHFQMLLNTFGELTIDIENVSEIDKNGLAAIKVLYENALSKNRAFFILGTGCKDTYDEFRYSVIAA
- a CDS encoding oligosaccharide flippase family protein, which produces MQLLATLTSRKITPEQLFMLSVLAVNGGNYLYNLILGRVLGPTAFADAAVLITFLLVLSFVAMTFQLVTAKFSVLFENKVFQCFIAKVYKQAFIVGLILGALIIAFASQLQSLFNTSSSTMFIIFGCGVPLYFLMSVNRGAFQGKKSYKSLSITYQGEMLSRLIITLGLILLFNIQSSAVIAVGIVLSFVFGLFPFKFKQISLKKSIPLERNYNKQIKNFFLLTAFYELTQIIINNSDILLVKHYFESYEAGLYASLALIGRIVYFIAWMFVMLLLPAVVELKKEGKETASVLFKYVGYIAAISIVIVVTCLCFPELIINILFGEAYIAMAPLLWKYAIATSMFAISNIFAYYYLSLDKYVPVIISGVFGMLQMVLVIFYHDSLEQVVHMQIIAMVLLLAIQIGFFMHESKVTKKAVI